Proteins found in one Magnolia sinica isolate HGM2019 chromosome 5, MsV1, whole genome shotgun sequence genomic segment:
- the LOC131246936 gene encoding serine/threonine-protein kinase PEPKR2-like has product MVSEKGEKVIEKRGLKDEMGKKRMEDDFRVGRVIGKGTSGVVRVCHDRIRKRCFACKSVAKIVAYRIHEEIEIMQHLSGHPGVVTLLAVYEDANYFHLIMEMCDGSSLLDDLHNRRFKSEKEIAAVIKEIVSLLKYCHESGVIHGDIKPDNILRTRSGRLKIADFGFALRTLKGKELYPAGGTPHFMAPEVLQRRVTEKSDIWAVGVVLHKFLVHHEPFDGKSCQDVFDAIRTVEIDFNDEKWMCVSDSAKDLLKKMLNKDVSQRLTAEEVLSHPWLQEEESIIDSLAQEILGLCL; this is encoded by the exons ATGGTGAGTGAAAAAGGAGAGAAGGTTATTGAAAAGAGAGGATTGAAGGATGAGATGGGCAAGAAAAGGATGGAAGATGATTTTAGAGTTGGTCGGGTGATTGGAAAAGGAACCTCTGGTGTTGTCCGGGTTTGTCATGATAGAATCAGGAAGCGTTGCTTTGCCTGCAAATCAGTGGCGAAGATCGTAGCCTATCGCATCCatgaagaaatagaaataatgcAGCACCTATCTGGTCATCCAGGTGTGGTGACACTACTAGCTGTCTACGAGGATGccaattattttcatctaatcATGGAGATGTGCGATGGCAGTTCCTTGTTGGATGACCTCCATAATAGAAGATTCAAGTCAGAGAAAGAGATTGCCGCAGTGATAAAGGAGATTGTATCCTTGTTGAAGTATTGCCATGAATCGGGAGTCATCCACGGTGACATCAAGCCGGATAACATACTTCGAACTAGGTCAGGAAGGTTAAAGATTGCAGACTTTGGTTTCGCTCTGAGGACGTTGAAAG GTAAAGAATTATATCCAGCAGGTGGGACTCCTCATTTTATGGCCCCAGAGGTATTACAACGAAGGGTTACAGAGAAATCCGATATATGGGCTGTCGGTGTCGTCTTGCACAAGTTTTTGGTTCACCATGAACCGTTCGACGGGAAGTCTTGCCAAGACGTATTTGATGCGATCAGAACAGTAGAgatagatttcaatgatgagaagTGGATGTGCGTCTCGGATTCTGCAAAAGATCTGCTGAAGAAAATGCTAAACAAGGATGTTTCTCAACGATTAACTGCAGAAGAAGTTCTAA GTCATCCATGGTTACAAGAAGAGGAAAGCATAATTGACTCCTTAGCCCAGGAAATATTGGGCTTGTGTCTTTGA